The following proteins are encoded in a genomic region of Salminus brasiliensis chromosome 17, fSalBra1.hap2, whole genome shotgun sequence:
- the ftsj3 gene encoding pre-rRNA 2'-O-ribose RNA methyltransferase FTSJ3, giving the protein MGKKLKVGKTRKDKFYHLAKETGYRSRSSFKLIQLNRKFQFLQKARALVDLCAAPGGWLQVASKFMPVSSLIIGVDLVPIKPIPSVVTLQEDITTEKCRQALRKELQTWKVDVVLNDGAPNVGANWQHDAFSQAHLTLMALKLACEFLAKGGTFVTKVFRSKDYQPLMWIFQQFFKKVQATKPQASRNESAEIFVICQGFLAPDKVDNKFFDPKHAFKEVDVQVKTVKELVTVKKPKAEGYDEGDLTLYHTFSITEFLKAENPVDFLSKASEITFDSPELESHTATSSEIKECCRDIKVLGRKELRLLLSWRAKLRRYLAKKLKEEAKQLDQEISLSSSEGESDTEKEKKKKKKKEDKKEEEEEKEDGEEENDEMDMKLAELKAEEIAELKRKKKKLLKERRKQRERVELKMDLPGVSIADGGDSSIFSLSTIKKAKGLNELSLGDMKGADALLDEEGEEDVHISDAESDGISLASDLDDEDLEEIEKNEKQLQKKLPKKKVSFTVEGEEDDAEGEDNELLVELEGKDEKSERETAMWFSKGIFAELDLDADGDAMKEIQQAQLLQSKLAAGKGKRRKAEEEAEAEATEEQEEATTSQAAEEKGDEDSDDDSDDDSSDDEGEIARMKKASGSGELSGGGGGDDDFQVVPVESTSKRARILDAEALALGAQIATSKKRRRDLVDDSFHRFAKSEDMTEVPSWFADDEKKHRKKPVPVTREMVEEYKEKWREINARPIKKLAEAKARKKKRMLKKMEQAKKKAEAVVNTVDISEREKMAQLKSIYKKAGVGKEKREVTYVVAKKGAGRKIRRPPGVKGVFRVVDGRMKKDLRGKQRKDQKDKGKGGRKGGKGGKGAKSGKGAKSGKGAKMGKGRPNRK; this is encoded by the exons ATGGGCAAGAAGTTAAAGGTCGGAAAGACCCGAAAGGACAAGTTTTATCACCTGGCCAAAGAAACTG GCTATAGGTCTCGTTCATCTTTTAAGCTCATCCAGCTCAACCGTAAATTCCAGTTTCTTCAGAAGGCCCGGGCTCTTGTGGACCTGTGTGCTGCTCCTGGTGGATG GTTGCAGGTGGCGTCCAAGTTTATGCCTGTGTCCAGTCTCATCATCG GAGTGGATCTGGTCCCCATCAAACCCATCCCCAGTGTTGTGACCCTGCAGGAGGACATCACAACTGAAAAATGCAGACAG GCTCTCAGAAAGGAGCTGCAGACCTGGAAAGTCGATGTGGTGCTTAATGATGGAGCGCCCAACGTGGGAGCCAACTGGCAGCATGATGCCTTCTCTCAAG CTCATCTCACTCTCATGGCGCTCAAGCTCGCCTGCGAGTTTCTTGCCAAAGGAGGGACTTTCGTCACTAAGGTCTTTCGCTCCAAGGACTACCAGCCCCTCATGTGGATCTTCCAGCAGTTCTTCAAGAAGGTGCAGGCCACCAAGCCCCAGGCGTCCCGTAACGAGTCCGCCGAAATCTTTGTCATCTGTCAAG GGTTTCTGGCTCCTGACAAAGTCGACAACAAATTCTTCGACCCCAAGCACGCCTTCAAAGAGGTGGACGTGCAGGTGAAGACGGTGAAGGAGCTGGTCACGGTGAAGAAGCCTAAG gCGGAAGGCTATGACGAGGGTGACCTGACCTTGTATCACACTTTCTCAATCACTGAGTTTTTGAAGGCAGAGAACCCGGTGGACTTCTTAAGCAAAGCCAGTGAA ATCACCTTTGACAGTCCAGAGCTGGAATCCCACACAGCCACCTCTTCTGAGATCAAGGAGTGCTGCAGGGACATCAAGGTTCTAGGACGAAAGGAGCTCCG TCTCTTGCTGTCATGGAGAGCCAAGCTGAGGAGGTATTTGGCCAAAAAGCTGAAAGAGGAGGCCAAGCAGCTGGACCAAGAAATCAGCCTCAGCTCAAGCGAAGGCGAAAGCGATacagaaaaggagaagaagaagaagaagaagaaagaggacaagaaagaagaggaagaggaaaaggaggatgGGGAGGAGGAGAATGATGAGATGGACATGAAGCTGGCTGAGCTGAAGGCAGAGGAGATAGCAGAGCTGAAGCG CAAAAAGAAGAAGCTCCTGAAAGAGCGGCGCAAGCAGAGGGAGCGAGTGGAGCTCAAGATGGACCTGCCTGGAGTCTCCATCGCAGATGGTGGAGACTCCAGCATATTCTCCCTCAGCACCATCAAAAAAGCCAAG GGTCTGAACGAGCTCTCTCTGGGGGACATGAAGGGAGCCGACGCGCTGCTGGacgaggagggagaggaggacgTCCACATCTCTGACGCGGAGAGTGATGGCATCTCCCTGGCCTCAGACCTGGATGACGAGGACCTGGAGGAGATTGAGAAGAATGAGAAGCAGTTGCAGAAGAAGCTTCCTAAGAAAAA GGTTTCCTTCACTGTGGAGGGGGAGGAAGATGATGCCGAAGGTGAAGACAATGAGCTGCTGGTTGAGCTGGAGGGTAAAGATGAGAAGTCGGAGCGAGAGACCGCCATGTGGTTTAGTAAG GGAATCTTCGCTGAGCTGGATCTGgatgcagatggagatgcaATGAAGGAAATCCAACAGGCTCAGTTACTCCAGAGCAAGCTGGCGGCAG GTAAGGGCAAGAGGAGGAAGGCTGAAGAGGAGGCCGAGGCAGAGGCCACTGAGGAACAGGAAGAGGCCACAACTTCACAGGCAGCGGAAGAGAAGGGGGATGAGGATAGTGATGATGACTCTGATGATGACAGCAGTGATGATGAAGG AGAGATTGCGAGAATGAAGAAAGCCTCTGGATCTGGGGAGTtatctggtggtggtggtggtgatgatgactTTCAAGTGGTTCCTGTAGAGAGCACAA GTAAACGAGCTCGAATTCTGGATGCGGAGGCTCTGGCTCTTGGGGCTCAGATTGCCACCTCTAAAAAGAGACGCAGGGACCTGGTCGATGACTCCTTCCACAG GTTTGCCAAGTCTGAGGACATGACCGAGGTGCCGTCCTGGTTTGCTGATGATGAGAAAAAGCACAGGAAGAAGCCCGTCCCCGTCACCCGGGAGATGGTGGAGGAGTACAAAGAGAAGTGGAGGGAGATCAACGCCCGTCCCATCAAGAAACTGGCAGAAGCCAAAGCTCGCAAGAAGAAGAGG ATGCTGAAGAAGATGGAGCAGGCCAAGAAGAAGGCGGAAGCGGTGGTCAATACGGTGGATATCTCTGAAAGGGAAAAGATGGCGCAGCTCAAAAG CATCTACAAGAAGGCCGGTGTGGGTAAAGAGAAGAGGGAGGTCACGTACGTGGTGGCCAAGAAGGGCGCAGGGCGCAAAATCCGCCGTCCTCCAGGAGTCAAGGGCGTCTTCCGCGTGGTGGACGGACGAATGAAGAAGGACTTACGAGGCAAGCAAAGGAAGGACCAGAAGGACAAGGGCAAAGGGGGCAGGAAAGGAGGAAAGGGCGGCAAAGGGGCAAAGTCGGGCAAAGGGGCAAAGTCGGGCAAGGGGGCAAAAATGGGCAAGGGGCGCCCAAACAGAAAGTGA